Proteins found in one Zea mays cultivar B73 chromosome 1, Zm-B73-REFERENCE-NAM-5.0, whole genome shotgun sequence genomic segment:
- the LOC100277603 gene encoding Protein CDI, with amino-acid sequence MPAPPHPTPLLPPAGEPFRVFVGYDPREHEAYEVCRRSLLRRSSIPLDVRPIRQAELRAAGLYTRARGPTESTEFSFTRFLTPYLAGYRGWALFVDCDFLYLADLADLLAAAAAADRAAGAGRIAVACVKHEYQPAEATKMDGAIQTVYPRKNWSSMVLYNCGHPKNVAALTPEAVSTQTGAFLHRFAWLDDDEIGEVPFAWNFLVGHNRVDPADPATRPRAIHYTSGGPWFERYRDCEFADLWLKEAEELRADKDKENDKLKLLKDMDDANGKQEVEEETAQEKEKEKGK; translated from the coding sequence ATGCCGGCGCCGCCGCATCCAACGCCGCTGCTGCCACCGGCGGGGGAGCCGTTCCGCGTGTTCGTGGGGTACGACCCGCGGGAGCACGAGGCGTACGAGGTGTGCCGCCGCAGCCTGCTCCGGCGCTCATCGATCCCGCTTGACGTGCGCCCGATCCGGCAGGCGGAGCTGCGCGCCGCGGGGCTGTACACCCGGGCGCGCGGCCCCACGGAGAGCACCGAGTTCTCCTTCACGCGCTTCCTCACCCCGTACCTGGCGGGGTACCGCGGCTGGGCGCTCTTCGTCGACTGCGACTTCCTCTACCTGGCGGACCTGGCCGACCTCCTcgccgccgcggccgccgccGACCGCGCGGCCGGCGCCGGCCGCATTGCCGTCGCCTGCGTGAAGCACGAGTACCAGCCCGCCGAGGCCACCAAGATGGACGGCGCCATCCAGACGGTGTACCCGCGCAAGAACTGGTCCTCCATGGTGCTCTACAACTGCGGCCACCCCAAGAACGTGGCCGCGCTCACTCCGGAGGCCGTCAGCACCCAGACGGGTGCCTTCCTCCACCGCTTCGCCTGGCTCGACGACGACGAGATCGGGGAGGTGCCCTTCGCCTGGAACTTCCTCGTGGGCCACAACCGGGTCGACCCGGCCGACCCGGCCACGCGCCCCAGGGCCATCCACTACACCTCCGGCGGGCCGTGGTTCGAGCGCTACAGGGACTGCGAGTTCGCCGACCTCTGGCTCAAGGAGGCCGAGGAGCTGAGGGCCGACAAGGACAAGGAAAACGACAAGCTCAAGCTCCTCAAGGACATGGACGACGCCAACGGCAAGCAGGAGGTGGAGGAAGAGACGGCGcaggagaaggagaaggagaagggCAAGTGA